The following proteins are co-located in the Campylobacter concisus genome:
- a CDS encoding valine--tRNA ligase, whose protein sequence is MAEFYNAKEIEDKFYKIWEERGYFEIDANKDIQKDGRKFCIMMPPPNVTGSLHIGHALTFTLQDIMTRYKRMDGYKTLWQPGLDHAGIATQNVVEKQLLAQGIKKEELGREKFVEKVWEWKEKSGGMIVHQMRKLGITPAWSRQRFTMDEGLRKAVKKAFVNLYDKGLIVQKNYMINWCTHDGALSDIEVEHKENKGKLYHLRYYFADKPSEFVVVATTRPETYFGDTAVMVNPNDERYKNLIGKKVVLPIINREIEIIADEHVNMEFGTGLVKVTPAHDQNDYEVGKRHDLEFITVFDEKGILNDKCDKFAGLERLEARDIVVAELEKLGNVEKIEDYENQVGYCYRCKNVVEPYISKQWFVKKEIADEAIQKVSEGLAKFYPPHWINSFNAWMRELRDWCISRQLWWGHQIPVFYCDDCGHIWADEGEPCECKKCKSKNFHQDPDVLDTWFSSGLWPFSTLGWGNDNELKNEKWFEGDLAEFYPNNLLITGFDILFFWVARMMFQGENALGKLPFDDIYLHALVKDEFGRKMSKSLGNVIDPLDSINEYSADILRFTLTLLAVQGRDIKLSDAKMKQVRNFTNKLYNASKYLMLNESKFENLEAIKLQTKLGIYMNSRFNECVREVRENIDAYRFNDAANTLYKFFWDEFCDWGIELSKADKASVKELGSIFKEAMKLLNPFMPFLSEYLFQELSGTQLENAKSIMVMSYPEVKERNLEVEKKFELVIEAIVAIRRAKATIDLGNSKIAKAFVKFNEKIDLDEVKEYIKLLAKCEEIGFVDEKIENSIRDVSENLEAFVPLEGLDMSGIITRLRSQKTKLEKEIAKLSGMLNNQNFVANAPKEVIETNKEALESAEAKIKKVCEELEALGEK, encoded by the coding sequence GTGGCAGAATTTTACAATGCAAAAGAGATAGAAGATAAATTTTATAAAATTTGGGAAGAACGCGGATACTTCGAGATAGACGCGAACAAAGATATCCAAAAAGATGGACGTAAATTTTGCATTATGATGCCACCTCCAAACGTGACTGGCTCGCTTCACATCGGACACGCCCTAACCTTCACACTCCAAGACATCATGACGCGCTACAAAAGAATGGATGGCTACAAGACACTTTGGCAGCCAGGACTTGATCACGCTGGCATCGCTACTCAAAATGTCGTTGAAAAGCAGCTTTTAGCCCAAGGCATCAAAAAAGAAGAGCTCGGACGTGAGAAATTTGTAGAAAAAGTGTGGGAGTGGAAGGAGAAAAGCGGCGGCATGATCGTCCATCAGATGCGCAAGCTTGGCATCACTCCGGCTTGGTCTCGCCAGAGATTTACCATGGATGAGGGCCTAAGAAAAGCTGTAAAAAAAGCCTTTGTAAATTTATACGACAAAGGACTGATCGTTCAGAAAAACTATATGATAAACTGGTGTACGCATGATGGGGCGCTTTCTGACATCGAGGTCGAACACAAGGAAAACAAAGGCAAGCTTTATCATTTGAGATATTATTTTGCAGATAAGCCAAGTGAATTTGTTGTAGTGGCGACAACTCGTCCAGAAACATATTTTGGCGATACCGCCGTAATGGTAAATCCAAACGATGAGCGCTATAAAAATTTAATCGGCAAAAAAGTGGTGCTACCTATCATAAATAGAGAGATCGAGATCATCGCAGATGAGCATGTTAATATGGAGTTTGGAACGGGCCTTGTTAAGGTCACACCTGCACACGATCAAAACGACTACGAGGTTGGCAAAAGGCACGACCTTGAGTTTATCACTGTCTTTGATGAAAAAGGCATTTTAAACGACAAGTGCGATAAATTTGCAGGTCTTGAGAGGCTTGAGGCTAGAGATATCGTAGTAGCTGAGCTTGAAAAACTTGGCAATGTCGAAAAGATCGAGGACTATGAAAACCAAGTAGGATACTGCTATCGCTGCAAAAACGTCGTCGAGCCATACATCTCAAAGCAGTGGTTTGTCAAAAAAGAGATCGCAGATGAGGCGATACAAAAGGTCTCAGAGGGTCTTGCTAAATTTTATCCACCGCACTGGATAAACAGCTTTAACGCATGGATGAGAGAGCTAAGAGATTGGTGTATCTCACGCCAGCTTTGGTGGGGACATCAAATTCCAGTATTTTACTGCGATGATTGCGGTCATATATGGGCTGACGAGGGAGAGCCATGCGAGTGCAAAAAGTGTAAAAGTAAAAATTTTCACCAAGATCCAGACGTGCTAGATACGTGGTTTAGCTCTGGTCTTTGGCCATTTAGTACGCTTGGCTGGGGCAATGATAATGAGCTAAAAAATGAAAAATGGTTCGAAGGCGACTTGGCTGAATTTTATCCAAACAACCTTCTTATAACTGGCTTTGATATATTATTTTTCTGGGTTGCTAGGATGATGTTTCAGGGTGAAAATGCCCTTGGTAAGTTGCCATTTGACGATATCTATCTGCACGCGCTTGTAAAGGATGAATTCGGCAGAAAGATGAGCAAGAGTCTTGGTAACGTCATCGATCCGCTTGATAGCATAAATGAATATAGCGCCGATATATTGCGCTTTACGCTAACACTTCTAGCCGTTCAAGGACGCGACATCAAACTAAGCGACGCCAAGATGAAGCAAGTAAGAAATTTCACCAACAAGCTTTATAATGCGAGCAAATATCTCATGCTAAATGAGAGCAAATTTGAAAATTTAGAAGCCATCAAGCTTCAAACAAAGCTTGGAATTTATATGAATAGCCGCTTTAACGAGTGCGTGAGAGAGGTACGCGAAAACATCGACGCTTACCGCTTCAATGACGCAGCAAACACACTTTATAAATTCTTTTGGGATGAGTTTTGCGATTGGGGTATCGAGCTTAGCAAGGCTGATAAAGCGAGCGTAAAAGAGCTTGGTAGTATATTTAAAGAGGCGATGAAGCTGCTAAATCCTTTTATGCCGTTTCTCTCAGAGTATCTATTCCAAGAGCTTAGCGGCACACAGCTTGAAAACGCAAAATCAATAATGGTGATGAGCTATCCAGAGGTAAAAGAGCGAAATTTAGAGGTTGAGAAGAAATTTGAACTAGTTATCGAGGCGATCGTGGCTATTCGCCGTGCAAAAGCTACTATCGATCTTGGCAACTCAAAGATCGCAAAAGCCTTTGTTAAATTTAATGAAAAAATAGACCTTGACGAGGTAAAAGAGTATATCAAACTGCTTGCAAAATGCGAAGAGATCGGCTTTGTAGATGAGAAAATAGAAAACTCAATAAGAGATGTGAGCGAAAATTTAGAGGCATTTGTCCCACTTGAAGGGCTTGATATGAGCGGTATCATCACAAGGCTAAGGTCTCAAAAGACAAAGCTTGAAAAAGAGATAGCCAAACTCTCAGGTATGCTAAATAACCAAAATTTCGTGGCAAACGCACCAAAAGAAGTTATAGAGACGAATAAAGAGGCGCTAGAGAGCGCTGAGGCTAAAATTAAAAAAGTATGTGAAGAATTAGAAGCTCTTGGAGAAAAATAG
- a CDS encoding methionine ABC transporter ATP-binding protein, translated as MIKIENLSKFYGDTQILFDINLEVEKGEIFAIVGHSGAGKSTLLRCINGLESYQGGSLKVFDQEIKNLDEMQQRNLRRDVGMIFQHFALMARKNVFENVATPLKFWGYKSDETEKRVRELLNLVGLENKANSYPSELSGGQKQRVAIARALALNPKILLSDEATSALDPNTTNQILELLEKINKELDISVVIVTHEMEVVKSIAKRAILLEGGKIIGSGSIEELFLKPDEKMKEFLGEVEILPSSGTNIRLFFPKEVAQNSVITHMARSLNIDFNIVWGKLEKLNENVLGSLVINIDEKDKENVLNYIKQSGVLWEVA; from the coding sequence GTGATAAAGATAGAAAATTTAAGCAAATTTTATGGTGATACGCAGATCCTTTTTGATATAAATTTAGAGGTTGAAAAGGGTGAAATTTTTGCTATTGTAGGACACAGTGGTGCTGGTAAATCAACGCTTTTAAGGTGCATAAACGGCCTGGAGAGCTATCAAGGTGGGAGCTTAAAAGTCTTTGATCAAGAGATAAAAAATTTAGATGAGATGCAACAAAGAAATTTAAGGCGAGATGTCGGAATGATATTTCAGCATTTTGCCTTGATGGCTAGAAAAAATGTCTTTGAAAACGTCGCTACTCCGCTTAAATTTTGGGGTTATAAAAGCGACGAGACCGAGAAAAGAGTGAGAGAACTTTTAAATTTAGTCGGTCTTGAAAACAAGGCAAATAGCTATCCAAGCGAGCTAAGTGGCGGACAAAAACAGCGTGTCGCTATAGCTAGAGCGCTTGCTTTAAATCCTAAAATTTTACTAAGCGACGAGGCTACTTCGGCTCTTGATCCAAACACGACAAATCAAATTTTAGAATTGCTTGAAAAGATAAACAAAGAGCTAGACATCAGCGTCGTCATCGTCACGCACGAGATGGAGGTAGTAAAATCGATCGCAAAACGCGCGATTTTACTTGAAGGCGGCAAGATAATAGGCTCTGGAAGCATTGAAGAGCTATTTTTAAAGCCAGATGAGAAGATGAAAGAGTTTTTGGGTGAAGTGGAAATTCTGCCAAGCAGTGGCACAAATATCAGGCTATTTTTTCCAAAAGAAGTGGCTCAAAACAGCGTGATTACACACATGGCTAGAAGCCTAAATATCGACTTTAACATAGTTTGGGGCAAGCTTGAGAAGCTAAACGAAAATGTTCTTGGCTCGCTTGTCATAAACATAGATGAAAAAGATAAAGAAAACGTACTTAACTACATCAAGCAAAGTGGCGTTTTATGGGAGGTTGCTTGA
- a CDS encoding methionine ABC transporter permease — protein sequence MFGIDFSKFPDVFSRILLPAIGETLYMSIVSTLLAFAIGLIPAVLLILSDKDGLKPNKQLYFVLDIVINVLRSFPFIILIIVLFPVTKMIVGTSIGTTAAIVPLTIGAAPFVARLIENALKEVDKGIIEAAQSFGSSKFQIIFRVMFVEALPGIISAFTLTLIVNIGFSAMAGAVGGGGLGSVAINYGYQRFRPDIMLYTVIILIIMVQIFQVLGNYLYKISKK from the coding sequence ATGTTTGGTATTGACTTTTCTAAATTTCCAGATGTATTTTCTAGGATACTGCTGCCAGCTATCGGCGAGACGCTATATATGAGCATAGTCTCCACCCTGCTCGCCTTTGCCATAGGCCTCATACCTGCGGTTTTGCTCATCCTTTCAGACAAAGATGGACTAAAGCCAAACAAGCAGCTTTATTTTGTACTTGATATCGTTATAAACGTGCTTAGAAGCTTTCCATTTATTATCCTCATTATTGTGCTCTTTCCGGTCACAAAAATGATCGTGGGCACAAGTATTGGCACCACGGCTGCGATCGTTCCGCTAACTATCGGAGCGGCTCCATTTGTAGCAAGGCTCATTGAAAATGCCCTAAAAGAGGTTGATAAAGGCATCATCGAAGCTGCTCAAAGCTTTGGAAGCTCGAAATTTCAGATCATCTTTAGAGTGATGTTTGTAGAGGCACTTCCTGGCATTATCTCGGCATTTACGCTAACGCTTATTGTAAATATTGGCTTTTCAGCGATGGCTGGTGCAGTTGGCGGTGGTGGACTAGGATCTGTCGCTATAAACTATGGTTATCAAAGATTTCGCCCAGATATCATGCTCTACACCGTGATTATTCTTATCATTATGGTTCAAATTTTTCAAGTTTTAGGTAACTACTTATATAAAATTTCTAAAAAATAG
- a CDS encoding MetQ/NlpA family ABC transporter substrate-binding protein, with the protein MKKLLLTSLVALGLSVSANAADKSKTIIVGATPIPHAEILEVVKPILAKDGYTLEIKEFNDYTTPNLATEDGDLDANFFQHLPYLDEFNKNKGTHLIKTVGVHLEPMGVYSKKIKDIKDLKDGSTVSIPNDPTNESRALDILANAGLIKLNDNPLKTPLDIVDNPKKLKFEEIETAQVPRTLDDVTIAVINTNYALNANLNPVKDALVLESKNSPYVNYVVVKSGNENSPKIKALDKAINSSEVKKFIEIKYNGAILPAF; encoded by the coding sequence ATGAAAAAACTACTTCTTACTTCTTTAGTTGCTCTTGGTCTTAGTGTAAGTGCAAATGCAGCTGATAAATCAAAAACAATAATCGTTGGTGCTACACCTATTCCACATGCTGAAATTTTAGAGGTTGTAAAGCCTATTTTGGCAAAAGATGGCTATACGCTTGAGATCAAAGAATTTAACGACTACACCACGCCAAATCTTGCAACAGAAGATGGCGATTTAGATGCAAATTTCTTTCAACACCTTCCATATTTGGACGAATTTAACAAAAACAAAGGTACTCATCTTATAAAAACAGTTGGCGTTCATCTTGAGCCAATGGGAGTTTATTCTAAAAAGATAAAAGATATCAAAGATCTAAAAGATGGTTCGACTGTATCTATCCCAAATGATCCGACAAATGAAAGCCGTGCTTTAGATATTCTTGCAAATGCTGGACTTATTAAGCTAAACGATAATCCGCTAAAAACTCCGCTTGATATAGTTGATAACCCTAAAAAGCTTAAATTTGAAGAGATAGAGACTGCTCAAGTACCAAGAACACTTGATGACGTTACTATCGCGGTTATCAACACAAACTATGCTCTAAATGCTAATCTCAATCCGGTAAAAGACGCACTTGTGCTTGAAAGCAAAAATAGCCCATATGTAAACTACGTTGTAGTAAAGTCTGGCAACGAAAATAGCCCTAAAATAAAGGCTCTTGATAAAGCTATAAACTCATCAGAAGTTAAAAAATTTATCGAGATCAAATACAACGGCGCTATCCTTCCAGCATTTTAA
- a CDS encoding MetQ/NlpA family ABC transporter substrate-binding protein yields MKFIKLLTASLVALSLHAADKDHTIVVGVSPVPHAEILEFVKPKLKDKGYDLVISEISDYSIPNVATEDGSLDANFFQHLPYLEEQNKARGLHLVSVANVHVEPLGFYSKKIKNIKELKDGAKVAIAYDPSNGNRALRILEKAGLIEIDKNVKVATINDITKNSKNLQFVELEGAQIPRTLDDVDIAAISTNFVLDLGMSVAKDALLLEDANSPYANIIVTKAGNENNPKIKALVDAVLSPDTKNFIITRYKGEVIPAF; encoded by the coding sequence ATGAAATTTATCAAACTTTTAACCGCATCTTTAGTTGCTCTAAGCCTTCACGCAGCCGACAAGGACCACACTATCGTAGTTGGCGTTTCACCAGTACCACACGCTGAAATTTTAGAATTTGTAAAGCCAAAACTAAAAGATAAAGGCTACGACCTTGTTATCTCTGAAATTTCAGACTACTCTATCCCAAATGTCGCCACAGAAGATGGCAGCTTGGATGCAAATTTCTTTCAGCATTTGCCATATCTTGAGGAGCAAAACAAGGCTAGAGGCTTGCATCTTGTAAGTGTTGCAAATGTCCATGTCGAGCCACTTGGCTTTTACTCTAAAAAGATAAAAAACATAAAAGAGTTAAAAGATGGTGCAAAAGTAGCGATCGCTTACGATCCATCAAATGGTAATAGAGCACTTAGAATTTTAGAAAAAGCTGGTCTTATCGAGATCGATAAAAACGTAAAAGTTGCAACTATAAATGACATAACTAAAAATTCTAAAAATTTACAGTTTGTAGAGCTTGAGGGCGCTCAGATACCAAGAACGCTTGATGATGTCGATATCGCTGCCATTAGTACAAATTTTGTCCTTGATCTTGGCATGAGCGTGGCAAAAGACGCACTTTTGCTTGAAGACGCCAACAGTCCTTATGCTAACATCATCGTCACAAAGGCTGGCAACGAAAATAACCCTAAAATCAAAGCTTTAGTTGATGCGGTACTTAGCCCTGATACTAAAAATTTCATCATTACTCGCTACAAAGGCGAAGTTATACCTGCATTTTAA
- a CDS encoding DedA family protein: MLHDVIDFIVASVSSWGYAGIFVMMFLESSFFPFPSEVAMIPAGYLAHKGEMSLILAFLAGTLGSLLGAIFNYYLCYFFGREIVLKYGKFVGITHEKMDKFEAFFNKHGEISTFNSRLIPGIRQYISLPAGLAKMNIFRFCLFTTLGAGIWCAVLLGVGYFLGSNPSKQTLLIITIALLAVVTVISVVYIIRQRKA, from the coding sequence ATGCTGCATGATGTTATTGATTTTATAGTTGCGAGTGTAAGTAGCTGGGGTTATGCTGGCATATTTGTGATGATGTTTTTAGAAAGCTCATTTTTTCCATTTCCAAGCGAGGTCGCGATGATACCGGCTGGCTATTTGGCGCATAAAGGTGAAATGAGTTTAATTTTGGCCTTTCTTGCAGGCACGCTTGGTAGCTTACTTGGAGCTATTTTTAACTATTATCTTTGCTACTTTTTTGGTCGCGAGATCGTTTTAAAATACGGCAAATTTGTGGGAATCACTCACGAAAAAATGGATAAATTTGAAGCATTTTTCAATAAACACGGCGAAATTTCTACATTTAACTCACGTCTGATTCCTGGCATTCGCCAATACATCAGCCTACCAGCTGGGCTTGCTAAGATGAACATTTTTAGATTTTGTCTATTTACCACACTTGGAGCTGGGATTTGGTGTGCTGTTTTGCTTGGAGTTGGCTATTTTCTAGGTTCAAATCCTAGCAAACAAACACTTTTAATAATCACGATCGCTCTTTTAGCTGTAGTTACTGTAATAAGTGTGGTTTATATAATAAGGCAAAGAAAAGCCTAA